The following is a genomic window from Spirosoma foliorum.
TGATTGAGTAATTGAATAGATGGTACAGAATTATTCATTAATTCTATCACTCAATCACCGCGCGGGCGGCCCCGTCAACATTAAACTTACCACCACGCCTTAAATGGTCGATACTCTTCAAGGCCCAGCAGATGCTTTTGTAGTTTGTAACATTCCAGCTTGACTAAATGCCGGTAGCTCACGCTTCGACCCAACGCCCGATGTTTAATGGTTTCCTTCAATTGTTCGTCGAAACCCTGTACAAATCGCTTCCGGGCGGCTTCTTTCATGACGCATCCGCCCACTTCCGACCGAAAATCGGATGGTTGCAGTTGCCGTTTGTTGACCATCCGAAAGATTAACCGGTCGACCAATATGGGCTTGAATACTTCTGCCAGATCCAGCGCCAGGGAATACCGTCGCGCGCCCGGCTCGTGCAAAAAGCTGATCGTCGGGTTGAGTTGCGTGTGGTAAATGGTGCTCAGGCAGGCCGTATAACATAGCGTGTTGCCGAACGAAATGAGCGCATTGAGTTCGTTTTGGGGTGGGCGTTTGCTGCGACCGTCCATGCAAAAGGTTTGCCCAACAATGGCATCGAAGCAGCCGTAATACGTTTGGCGGATATTGCCTTCAGTGCCCATGAGCATCGGGATGTCTGTAGTGGTCGGAACGGTACTCAATAAACGTTCGATGGTTACGATGGCATCGGTTAACTCTTTCGCTTTGTCTCGGTTGTCGTAATACTTCAGGACCCGAAGGATATTATTGGCCGCTCCTTCCACAAATCGGCGGGCAATATCGATACGCTTTTTGGCCGACATGTAATGCTTCGTCTGGTCGACCTGCATCTTACCCGCCAGCAGATACTCGCGCGGCATGAATGAGCCCGTGTAATGCTCGTAGTAATTGAAGAAATGGACGGCAATACCTTCCTGCCCCAGAAAGTTATACAGGGCGCTATTAGCATCCAGACTCCCAAATACATACAAATCGCCAACCTGTTCAATGGGCAGGTAACG
Proteins encoded in this region:
- the cas1b gene encoding type I-B CRISPR-associated endonuclease Cas1b, which produces MKQPKYLFNAGRMSRKDNTLKFTPVDEDGTEGQPRYLPIEQVGDLYVFGSLDANSALYNFLGQEGIAVHFFNYYEHYTGSFMPREYLLAGKMQVDQTKHYMSAKKRIDIARRFVEGAANNILRVLKYYDNRDKAKELTDAIVTIERLLSTVPTTTDIPMLMGTEGNIRQTYYGCFDAIVGQTFCMDGRSKRPPQNELNALISFGNTLCYTACLSTIYHTQLNPTISFLHEPGARRYSLALDLAEVFKPILVDRLIFRMVNKRQLQPSDFRSEVGGCVMKEAARKRFVQGFDEQLKETIKHRALGRSVSYRHLVKLECYKLQKHLLGLEEYRPFKAWW